In the genome of Polyangiaceae bacterium, the window GCTGGGCAAGAGCGCGTCGCCCACGGTCACTCCCGCCGCATCGATATGCGTCACGGACTCTCCCAAACGCACCTCGACGCCGAGCTCTTCGAGCTGGCGTTTGGCGCTTTCGGCCAAGTCGTCCTGAAACGCGCCGGGCAGCAGTCGCTGCGCGCGCTCCACCAGCACGACCCGCGCGGCCTTCGGGTTGATGGCGCGGAAGTCGTCGGCCAGCACCGTGTGCGCCAAGTCGCGGAGCGCTCCCGCCAGCTCGACGCCCGTAGCGCCGCCGCCGATGATCACGAAGGTCAACAGCCGTCGCCGTACTTCTTCGTCGGCCTCGCGCTCCGCGGCCTCGAAGGCCGACAGCACGCGCCGGCGAATCTCCACCGCTTCATCCAGGGTCTTCAGACCGAGGGCGTGACGACCAAAGCTGTCCTCGTTGCCAAAAAAGTTCGTCTTCGCGCCCAGAGCGAGCACCAAGTAGTCGAAGCTCAAGTACGTGCCGTCGTCCAGGCGCAGTCGACGCTCGGATAGGTCCAGGGCGTGCACTTCCGCCAAGAGCACGCGGAGGTTGTGTTGGTGACGCAACACGCGGCGGATCGGCACGGCGATGTCCGCCGGGCTCAGGCCGGCCATCGCGACCTGGTAGAGCAGCGGCTGGAACAGATGATGATTGGCTCGGTCCACGAGCGTGATTTCCGCATCGCAGTCCGCAAGTCCGCGCGCCGTCGCCAGTCCGCCAAACCCGCCGCCTACGATCACGATGCGCGGCGTCTTGGTCCTCGTCACCGGCGCAGCATACCGAAGAACCCACGTCGGCGGCGACGTCAGCTGCCGTCGGCAATCCAGAAGAAGCCGCGCCCGCGCCGATCGTCGCGAAAACGCTCGAGGGCGGCGAAGTCCAAGTCGAAGGCCCGCGCCACGGCGGAGTCGAGGGGAGCGAAGAGCGCGTCGGCGTGCTCTTGGGTTGGATCCGCAAAACCCGACACGCCGCTGGCCTTGAGCACGGGCAGCGTCGAGTCGTGCGCCCAATCGCTGACGCCGACGAAGGCACCGAGCTCGTAGGCTCGAGTCACTGCCAGGTGTTGCCACAGCGCTTTGGAGTACGCGGGTGCGTGCTTGCGGCTCACACTCAGGGCAGGCACCAAGATCAAGTCCGGTTGGGTGCGCGTCGCGAGCAGCAAGTCGGAGAACCAGAAGTCCGCGCAGATCAGCACCAACACACGCCGTCCGCCGATCTCGAATTCGCCGCGGATCGTTCCGGGGTCGACCCAGTTGCGCTCGTCCGAGTAAGGGCGGAGCTTGTGAAACTCGCCGAGCACGGAGCCGTCGGGCTGCACCACGATGCCGCGGTGCACGCGGCTCGAACCTTCGAGCCAGTGCTGGGAACCCGCGACCAAGGTGCAGCTCAGCTCCTTCGCCAGCGAGGTCATCGCGCTTTCGTAGGCTTGGCGCTCGGTGCCCAGGTAGCAGCGCTCGGGCAGGAGCACGATGTCCCCCGTACCAGCGCGCACGGAGTCGAGGGCGGAGCGGAGCGTCGCCATGTTGTCGCCGTCGGGTAAATGGCTCAGAGTGGGTTGCACGAGGACCAGGCGCATGCTGGGCAAGAGCTAGTGCTGCGCTCCGAGAGCCGCAATCGTCGAACCAATCGCCGTCCCGGAGAACACGCGCTGCAGCACTGGGTATTTGCCTACGGCTCCAACATGGACCTCGACGACTTGGCCCAATGGTGCGGTGCGCGCGGCGAGCAGCTCACGCTGTTGGAGACCCGGGTCGGCGAGCTGCCGGCCCACCGCTTGGTGTGGAACTATCATTCCGAGGCCCGAGGCGGAGGCGCAGCGAACGTCGAAGCGGGCGGCAGTCGCCCACTGCCAGGCCTTCTGCTGCAGACGAACGGCAAGGGCTTGGCGCTCCTGGACCGCAAGGAGGGGCACCCACGACGCTATCGCCGCGAGCTGGCGTCGGTGGTCTCTCAGGGGGAGGCGATCGAGGCGTGGGTCTACCGCGTCCTGCCTGAGTTCATACAGTCCCGCGTCGTCTTGCCTACACCTACCTACGTGCAGATCCTGCTTCGGGCCGCGCGGCGCTGGGAGCTGCCTGAGTGGCATCGAGAAGAGTTGCGCGCGCTGCTATGAGTGTCTGCTGCAACGCGTCGCACGCCAGGTCTGGTCCGATGCGAGGATTCGGCTACTCTATGCGCCTCATGAAGCTGGTCAGCGCGTTGGGCTTGGGATTGTTGGTGGGTTCCTTCGTCGCCGCATGCGGTGGGTCGAGTGACGACTCGAAGGACAATCCGTCCAGCGGAGGCGCGGGCGCGAGCGCCGGAGCGGGCGGGAGTGGTGGCCTTGCAGGCGGCGCAACGGGTGGCACCGCTGGTGGTGGCGCAGGCGCGCCTGGTGGCACAGGTGGTGGCCCGACGGGACCGAAGGCGTCCGAGTGCTTCGCGGACATCTACGACGGGCCGATCACCGTCGACTACGATCAATACAACCCATCGATTGGAAGCCACTGCCTGGGCACGAATCATCAGGACATCCAAGGCGTGGAGAAACTGGTGTTCCTGGGTGACTCGATCACCGTTGGCACGGTGCCCACGCCCGGTAACTCGGTCTACCGCGCGCTGCTCACCGCGGAACTCACACAGAAGTTCCCGGGGCTCGAAGTGCAGAACTGCGCCAAGAACGGAGCGGACCTCGGCAACCTCGCGGGTCAGTTCGCGCAGTGCTTCCCGAGTGGCGGCGACAACAAGAAGACACTGATCGTGTTCACCATGGGCGGCAACGACCTGGTGCCCATGGCCAAGAGCAAGCTGTCCGCCGCCGATGGCATCAAGGCCGCCGACGGCCTGCTGGCGACCTTGGAGGCTCAGGTGAAAGCCTACAAGGACCCCGCGAAGTTCCCCAACGGGTCCTTCGTGATGTTCGCCAACGTCTACGAGTACACGGATGCGACGACGGAGATGACGTCCTGCCCCAGCGCTACCTTCGCCGGGCTCACGGGGACCTGGCCGGATGGTCTGGCCGTGTTCAAGCACCTGCGCGAGGGCTACTTGAAGATCGCCGTCGAGACGAAGTCCGACATGATCTTCATGGGCGAGGAGTTCTGCGGACATGGCTTCCGGGCCAGCAAGGCCGACGGACAGTGCTACCGTGGGCCGAACTCGGAAAACTGGTTCGATCTCACCTGCATCCACCCGAACCCCGCCGGCCACGCCGAGATCGCCGCCATGTTCTCCGCCGTCGTGGCGGAATAGGGAGCGCGAGTTTCGCCTCGCTCAGCGTGCCCCTCTTGGAGGGGTCGCGGTCAGCGCAGGGGTTTGTTGAAGTAGAACTCGACGGTGTGGCTCTTGTCGAAGAGTTCGCGCGTGGCGCCGCTCTTGACGTAGCCACGCTTGGCGTAGAAGCGGTGTGCCGTCTCGAAGCGAGTGTCGCTCCACAGATCGATGAACCCTGCAGCGCGCTTCGCGGCAGCATCTTCGACGCTTTGCAGCAGTGCGCCGCCCAAACCTGTCTGGCGCGCCGAGCTGGAGACGTAGAGCTTCTTCAGTTCGACGCCCGTCGGATCCGTTGCTGGCGAATAGCCGATGCAGCCAACGACGCTGCCTCCCTCCTCGGCCACCCAGAACTCGCCGTCGTGCTCTGCGAAGTACGAGGCAATGCGGCGCAGTTCGGGAATTTCCCCGTCCACGTCCATGACGCAGCCCGGGTACTCGTCGAACACGCCCTCGATCAAAACAATCAGCGCAGCAGCGTCGTCGTCACGAGCGGGACGGATGCCGTGCATCTGGCGGAGCAAGCAGGGTTAAGGAACGAAAAGGAAGCGGGTGGGTTAAGCAGGTCACCCTCGTTCGGGTGACCAAAAAAGCGTCACGCAAAAGCGGGGCTCGGAAAGCGCAGGCGATCGAGCAGTCTTCGTAGGCGTTTCATGGGGTTGCTCCGGTCGAACAGGCTCGCGCCCGTTCAGGTGCGCCAATGTGCGCGGCGGTGAGTACGAGATTTTCGAAGATCTGGCAAGCTTTCGTCGTCACGTGGCGTAACCATACGGATTCATACACTTATGTTGGAGGGTCAGAGCAGCCCAGGGCGCTCGCCCGCGGCGATTGAGTCACGCAACCAGGGTCGTTCAACCAGGGTCGTTCAACCAGGGTCGATTTGGGCTACCACTTTGGCCATGCAACCGCGGATTTTGATCGTGGGCTGTGGGGCCATCGGCGGGGTGCTCGCGGGGGCGCTGCTGGAGATCGGCCAGGACGTGAGCGTGCTGACCACCAACGATGCCATTGCCAGTGCCGTGGCCGAGCACGGAGTGCGCGTCTCTACCGCAGATGGCGCCATTGCGTTGCCCCCGACGCGCGTGCTGCGCGAGCCGGACGCGAGCGCGCAGTTCGACTACGTGCTGCTGGCTACGCAGCCTCCCCAGGTGGAAGCGGCCGCGGCGAGTGCCCTCGGCATGCTCGCACCCGAGGGCAAGCTGGTCTGCTTTCAGAACGGCTTGTGCGAAGAGCGCGTGGCGAAGCTCACCGAACCCGGTCGCGTGCTCGGAGCGGTGGTGGCGTGGGGCGCGTCGGTGATCGAGCCGGGCGTGTACGAGCGCACCAGCTCGGGGAGCTTCACTCTGGGACGCTACGAAGGCGGCCTCGACGAGGCGACGGAGGAACTCGGCAGGCTGCTCGAAGCGATTGGGCCCGTGACCCTGACGGACAATCTGCGTGGAGCGCGTTGGAGCAAGCTCGCCATCAACGCGGCCATCTCGACCCTGGGCACCATCGGAGGCGATCGGCTCGGGCCGCTGATGCGACACCGACACGTGCGCCGCTTGGCGCTGGAGATCATGACCGAGACGGTGCGCGTGGCGCAGGCCGAAGGGGTCCAGCTCGAGAAGGTGAGTGGCACGCTGGATCTGAACTGGATTGCCCTGACCGAGGCAGAGCAAAGCGCGGCGGGGTCGCCCGGGCTCTTGGCCAAACACACGCTGCTGCTCGCCGTGGGTGCGCGCTATCGGCGGCTGCGGTCGAGCATGCTGGCGGCCATCGAGCGCGGTCGGCCGCCCGCCGTGGACTTCTTGAACGGCGAGATCCTCGATCGTGCGAAGCAACACCGCTTGCGCGCGCCCATCAACCAAGCCGCTCGCGATCTGGTTTGGGCCATCGCGCGCGGGGAAGCCACTCCCAGTCACGCGCTGGTTCGCAAGCTCTACGACGACACTCGCTGAAGGACTCCCGCCCATGCCGCTGCCTCCCGCCCTCGCATCCTTGCGCATTCCCGTGATCGGTGCGCCGCTGTTCATCATCTCCACTCCGGAGCTGGTCATCGCCCAGTGCACCTCGGGCATCGTCGGCTCCTTTCCCGCGCTCAACGCGCGCCCCAAAGAAGAGCTCGACGGCTGGCTCGCGCGCATCACGGAGGCACGAGCCGCCTACGATCGTGAGCACCCCGATCAGCCGTCGGCGCCCTTCGCGGTCAACCAAATCGTGCACAAGTCCAACGACCGTCTCGAGCACGACTTGGCGCTGTGTGTGAAGCACCGCGTGCCCATCGTGATCACGTCCCTCGGCGCTCGCACGGACGTGTGCGACGCGGTGCACTCCTACGGAGGCATCGTGTTGCACGACATCATTCACCTGAAGCACGCCAAGAAGGCCCTGGAAAAGGGCGCCGACGGTCTGATCGCGGTCTGCGCCGGGGCGGGCGGACACGCGGGCACGCTGTCGCCCTTCGCGCTGATCCCAGAGATCCGTCAGTTCTTCTCGGGACCCTTGGTACTGGCGGGCGCCATCGCCTCGGGACGCTCGGTGCTGGCCGCGCGGGCGCTGGGGGCCGATCTGGCCTACGTGGGCTCGGCCTTCATCGCCAGCGAGGAGGCAAATGCCAGCGCCGACTACAAGACTGCCATCGTCGATGGCAGCGCCGAGAGCATCGTGTACACCAGCCTCTTCACCGGCGTGCACGGCAACTACCTCGAGCGATCCATTCGCAACGCCGGCCTCGACCCAGAGAACCTGCCCGAGAGTGATCCGTCCGCGATGAGCTTTTCTTCCGGCGGCAGCTCCAAGGCCAAAGCCTGGCGCGACATCTGGGGTGCCGGGCAGGGCATCGGTGCGATTTCAGCGGTGCAGCCCGCGCGCGAAATCATCGCGCGCATGGTGCGCGAGTACGAGGCTGCTCGCGCGGAGTTGTGCGCAGAGTAGCGGACGCGTTGTCGCGGAACGGCGACCCTCTTTTCAACCGAGAAGCTTCTCAACCGCCACGGCGCGAAGAGCGCAAAGCGGCGCCAAGAGGGGCCCCACAAAAGCAAACGGGCGCGGCCCGGTGACCACGCCCGCTTGCGAAAGCCGTTTGGCCTCTAGTTGCAGTACCAGTCGTTCTGGAAGCACACGCAGGACAGACCGCCCCAGGTGCACTGCAGATTGTTGATTTGGCAGTTACCGCCGGGGCTCGGCGGATTCTGCGGACACTGTGAGCCGCCACCACCGCAAGTCCAGTTGCCGTTGAAGCAGAAGCACTCCGCGCCGGCACCGTAGGCGCACTTCAACCCGGTCATGTTGTTGCAGCTGGAATTGTTGGCCGGCTGCTGCGCTGGGCATGTGTAGCAGTCCCAATCGCCGCCGTAGCAGGTGCACTGCTCGCTACCGTACTCGCACTGCGAGGTGTTGAAGCCGCCACCGAAGCAGCTCGCGTTGTTGGCCGGTTTCTGTGTCGGGCAATTGTCGCAGTCCCACTGACCGTTCCAGCAGTTGCACTGGCTGTTACCGAAGGTGCAGAACAGCCCGGCGCCGGTGCAGCTACTGCCCGCCTGTGGCGCCGTGCCCGGACACGTGGGGGCCGCACCACCGGTGCCGCCCGTGCCGCCGCTCGGTGTACCCGCCGCACCGCCGCTGGGCGTGCCTGCCGCGCCGCCACTGGGCGTGCCGGCTGCGCCGCCGCTCGGTGTGCCTGCGCTGCCGCCGGTTCCACCCGCGATGCCGCCGCCGCCGGCGCTGCCGCCCGTGCTGCCCGCCGTTCCGCCCGTGGACGAACCGGAGCTACCGCCCGTTCCCGCCTGGCCTGCGGCAGCGTCGCCGCCGCCCTTGCCGCCGCCCGCGGCCTCTTCCGAGTCGCCGCCGCACGCGCCCATCAGGGCCGTCGCGCTCATCATACCCATCACCAACGTTGCCGTTCGCAGGTTCATTTTGCGTCTCCCAAAGTAAGAGCCCTCGCACTCCGCGAGCGTCCCTTAGCACGCGCCCCCACGCAGCGGCAACGAACCGCCGGCCGGATTGTACCCCTTGCTGCCACACGCACCGACATCCTCGGGCATGACGGGTCGCCGACAATTGCGATAGAACCTGCGGCGTGGATATTCGCCTGGAGGACGCCGCAGAAATCATCGCCGGACCCACCCCGGCGCGCGTGGTGCTGACCTGCGAGCACGCTTCCGAGCGCCTACCCGAGCCCTGGGAGTGGCCCGAAGCAGACCGCTGGCTAGTGGGAACCCACTGGGCCTACGACATCGGCGCCAGCGATCTCACGAGAGAAGTCGCCGTCGCCTTGGGCGCGCCGGCGGTCCTCGCGCGCTTCTCACGCTTGCTGGTCGACCCCAACCGGCCGCGGGATTCCGACACGCTCTTTCGCGCGCAGGCAGAGGGTCGAAGCGTCGCCCTGAACGCGCACCTGAGCACGGGCGAACAGCAGACACGGCTGCGCCGCCTCTACGACGCGTTCCACGCTCGGGTGCACGAGGTGATGGTTTCGGCGCGCGCGGAGATCGTGCTTGCCATGCACACCTTCACTCCCGAGTACGAAGGGATCGTGCGGCAGTTGGAGGTCGGCGTGCTGTTCGATCGTGACGAGGCCTTGGCGCTGCGGGTGCGCGACGAGCTGGCCAGCACGGGCCTGGCCGTGGGGTTGAACGAACCCTACTCGGGCCGTCAGGGCATGATGTACTCGGCAGACCTGCACGCCAGCCGCCACGGCTGTCTCGCCGTGGAGCTGGAAGTGCGTCAGGACCTCGCCGTCGAGGCCGTGGTGCGTCGCCGCATCGTCGAGGCGCTTCATCGCGCGCTCGCCCCGGTCGCCAAGTAGGTTTGTTGGGTCTCGACCCTCGGCAGCGCGGCACTCGCCTCCCACGCTGCGACCCGAGTCCGCGTGAATACGGTGCCTCGCGGGGCGTGATGCAAATGCGAAACGCGCGCACTCCCTCGAGGGAATGCGCGCGCTTGGAGCCGTCCCTAATCGGGACCGGACTCTCGGCTCAGTAGTAGCCGACGATGCTGGTGGTCAGGCCGAAGGCCGTCAGCGTGCGGTCGATTTCTTGGGTGGTATTGGCGCCGGTCGGTTGCTCGACCTTGCCTCCAATGCCGAGATACAGGTACGGGCCCACCAAGATGGCGAAATGAGAGAACGGCGAGATCCCAACCATGGCCTCGAGGGTGAACATCGTAGCCGTGTCCGTCGTGTCGGGCCCGGCCGCGCCACCGCCAGGAGGATCGCCGGGAGTCGTGGAATTGTTGACGTACATGATGCCTCCGCGCGGCCAGATAGAGAAGGTCTCGTCGAAGGGGATCGCGTAGCCAATGCGAGGATGGAGCGCGAGCGTTCGCGTGCTGCCGCCATCAACCGTAGCCGAGGTCCCGCCAGCGCTCGTTTCGGTTTCGTTGCTCGAGGTCATGAAGATGAACGAGCCGCCCACGCTGAGGCCTTCCATCACGAAGTAGTCGAGCGCCAGGCGCGGGAGGCCGGCAGCACCGCCGCCGAACAGGTTGATTGACGTCGTCTTGCTGGTGGACTCACCACCCGTTGGCTCCAGCTTGTCGCGGGCGAAGTCCACGCCCATCACGCCGTCGACGCCGAAGACGAACTGCATCTCTTCGCCCAGGTTGTCGATGCTGCTCGACCGGCGCGGCATGGTGGGCTGATAGGTGCCGCCCCACTGGCCTTGAGCCTGGGCCAAGGCAGAACCGGACGTGGCCAGAGTGGCCCCAAGTACGAGCATGGAAAGTGCTGTTTTCATCACAACCTCCGTGGGAAGCGGCGCGAGAATAGCTCGCCTGACCGAGCCTTCCGCAAGCATCGCGACGGAAAAAGAGCGCCCGTCGGTCTCAAGTTGCCGAAATTTATGACAAATTCAGCTCACTCACGCTCGAAGGGACAGACCGCCAAGAGCGCTTCGACCCGCTCACTGAGCGCCGCGTCACTCTCCCCGCGCACGGTGACGTGCCCCACCTTGCGGCCCGCGCGCGGCTCCTTGTCGTAGTCGTGCAAGTGCGCGTCGGTGACGGCCAGCACGTCTTTGGGGCTCGGCATGCGGCCGACGCAATTCACCATGGTCGTGGGAACGCGAACCGCCGTGGAGCCGAGGGGCAGGCCCGCGATGGCGCGCAGGTGATTCTCGAACTGACTCGTCTCCGCACCTTCGATGCTGAGGTGCGCGGAGTTGTGCACGCGGGGCGCCACTTCATTCGCCCAGAGCTCGCGGCCGACCTGGAACATTTCCAGCGCTAGCACTCCGACGTAGTCCAGCTCGCGCAAGAGGCGCGCGGCGAAGTCCCGTGCCGCTGCTCGGTGTTCCGAGGTCGCTCCAAGTACGGGGCAGCGGCTGGTGCGCAAGATGCCGCCTTCGTGGGAATTCTCGATCAGGGGATAGAACGCCGTCGTACCGTCGCGGTCGCGCACGGCGACCTGGCTCAGCTCCCGCTCGAACTCCACGAACCGTTCGACGATGGCAAGCTTTCCACCGAGTCGCTCCAGAGCGCCCGGCACGTCGCTCTCGCTGCGCAGCATGAGCTGGCCTTTGCCGTCGTAGCCCAGGGTGCGCGTCTTGAGCACGCAGGGCAGCCCCACCTCGCGCACGGCGAGATCCAGGGCTTGCTGCGTGGCGATGGGCAGGTAGCGCGGCGTGGGAATTCCCAGGCTCGTGAACAGGCGCTTCTCCTCCAAGCGATCGCGCGCCACGGAAAGCGCCCGCGGCGGCGGGTACACCGCAACCTTGCCCGCCAGGGCATCGACGGCCTCGACGGGAACGCTCTCGAACTCGTAGGTCACCACGTCGCACTGCGCGAGGGCTTCCAATCCTGCTGCATCGGTGTAGGGCGCGACGTGATGCTCGCCGAAGCGCGAGGCCGGTGAATCCGCCTTGGGATCCAAGAACACGAAGTGCATGCCCAGAGGTGCGCCCGCGAGCGCGAGCATGCGGCCGAGCTGTCCAGCGCCGAGCACCCCGACCGTGCGGGTCATGCGCGGGGATCCGGATTGTCGAGCACGCTGCGGGTCTGCTCCGAGCGAAAGATCTCCACGGCCTGACGCAGCTCGGGGCGCGAGTTGCCCAAGATCGCAGCGGCGAGCAGCGCGGCGTTGGCCGCACCCGCCGCGCCGATGGCCAGCGTGCCTACGGGAATTCCCTTTGGCATCTGCACGATCGAAAGCAGGGAGTCGACGCCGCGCAAGGTCTTGCTCTCCACGGGTACGCCCAACACCGGTACGACCGTCTTGGCGGCCACCATGCCGGGCAAGTGGGCGGCGCCGCCAGCGCCGGCGATGATCACCTCCAGGCCGCGCTCCGCTGCAGTGCTCGCGTACTCGAAGAGCAAGTCCGGCGTGCGGTGCGCCGACACCACTCGCACTTCATGCGCCACACCGAGCTGAGACAGCACACTGGCGGCGTGCTGCATCGTGTCCCAGTCGCTCTTGGAACCCATGATCACGCCCACGAGGGGGCGGCTTTCCGCTGCCTTCGTCAAGGGCGACAACCGTATCCGAAAGCTTCCAAGGCGCCCAGCCCGAAGCGTCGAATCGAGCCCAGCCCGTGGGCGGCTTTCGCCGCACACGCCCTCGCCCAGGCGCCTTCGCCTTGCATCCCCGCCGGTGATTGGCGAGCGTCTCGAACCATGCTCATGAAGCGCTTGTTCGCCCTGGGCCTGTCACTCTGCCACTGCGGCCCCGCACCCATGACTCAGTCGCCCAAGCCGCCCGAACCCGTGACGGAGCCGAGCGCGGACACGACCGAGCCCGAGCTGCCAAAAGCCGATGCGAAGCTCTCGGCGGAGCTGCGGCGCAACGTCGAGCATTTGGCCAGCAAGATCGGCGAGCGCAACACGAAGAAGCACTGGGAACTCGCGTCGGCGGCGGACTATCTCGTCGACGAGCTGAGCGCGGCCGGCTACGAAGTGGGGCGCCAAGGATACGAGGTGGACGACGTCGTCGCGCAGAACCTCGATGTCTCCGTTGGCGGTGCAGAGCGCGGCGACGAGATCCTGGTCGTCGGTGCGCACTACGATTCGGCGCCCGGTAGCCCCGGTGCCGACGACAACGCCACGGGGGTCGCGGCGCTGCTGGCCCTGGCGCGTCGCTTTCGCACGCAGCGACTCCGTCGCAGCCTGCGCTTCGTGTTCTTCGTCAACGAAGAGCCGCCCTACTTCCAGACCGATCGCATGGGCAGTCTGGTGTACGCCAAGCAC includes:
- a CDS encoding NAD(P)/FAD-dependent oxidoreductase, coding for MTRTKTPRIVIVGGGFGGLATARGLADCDAEITLVDRANHHLFQPLLYQVAMAGLSPADIAVPIRRVLRHQHNLRVLLAEVHALDLSERRLRLDDGTYLSFDYLVLALGAKTNFFGNEDSFGRHALGLKTLDEAVEIRRRVLSAFEAAEREADEEVRRRLLTFVIIGGGATGVELAGALRDLAHTVLADDFRAINPKAARVVLVERAQRLLPGAFQDDLAESAKRQLEELGVEVRLGESVTHIDAAGVTVGDALLPSATVIWTAGVRGVGLAERLGVEVDASARLIVEPDCSLPGHPRVFAIGDVVRFVPEGSSTPLPGLAPVAVQQGRHTAKNILRALRGKPTLPFHYVDKGIMATIGRSRAVAQTWGGRLRLSGLAAWLAWLFVHIWFLIDFRNRVSVILNWFWAYITYRRGARLITGPRPWELAERLATPSAVPTEDVAATRPDAPTSEAVANPPRV
- a CDS encoding carbon-nitrogen hydrolase family protein is translated as MRLVLVQPTLSHLPDGDNMATLRSALDSVRAGTGDIVLLPERCYLGTERQAYESAMTSLAKELSCTLVAGSQHWLEGSSRVHRGIVVQPDGSVLGEFHKLRPYSDERNWVDPGTIRGEFEIGGRRVLVLICADFWFSDLLLATRTQPDLILVPALSVSRKHAPAYSKALWQHLAVTRAYELGAFVGVSDWAHDSTLPVLKASGVSGFADPTQEHADALFAPLDSAVARAFDLDFAALERFRDDRRGRGFFWIADGS
- a CDS encoding gamma-glutamylcyclotransferase family protein, whose protein sequence is MLRSESRNRRTNRRPGEHALQHWVFAYGSNMDLDDLAQWCGARGEQLTLLETRVGELPAHRLVWNYHSEARGGGAANVEAGGSRPLPGLLLQTNGKGLALLDRKEGHPRRYRRELASVVSQGEAIEAWVYRVLPEFIQSRVVLPTPTYVQILLRAARRWELPEWHREELRALL
- a CDS encoding SGNH/GDSL hydrolase family protein, which codes for MKLVSALGLGLLVGSFVAACGGSSDDSKDNPSSGGAGASAGAGGSGGLAGGATGGTAGGGAGAPGGTGGGPTGPKASECFADIYDGPITVDYDQYNPSIGSHCLGTNHQDIQGVEKLVFLGDSITVGTVPTPGNSVYRALLTAELTQKFPGLEVQNCAKNGADLGNLAGQFAQCFPSGGDNKKTLIVFTMGGNDLVPMAKSKLSAADGIKAADGLLATLEAQVKAYKDPAKFPNGSFVMFANVYEYTDATTEMTSCPSATFAGLTGTWPDGLAVFKHLREGYLKIAVETKSDMIFMGEEFCGHGFRASKADGQCYRGPNSENWFDLTCIHPNPAGHAEIAAMFSAVVAE
- a CDS encoding GNAT family N-acetyltransferase, which encodes MHGIRPARDDDAAALIVLIEGVFDEYPGCVMDVDGEIPELRRIASYFAEHDGEFWVAEEGGSVVGCIGYSPATDPTGVELKKLYVSSSARQTGLGGALLQSVEDAAAKRAAGFIDLWSDTRFETAHRFYAKRGYVKSGATRELFDKSHTVEFYFNKPLR
- a CDS encoding 2-dehydropantoate 2-reductase, with the protein product MQPRILIVGCGAIGGVLAGALLEIGQDVSVLTTNDAIASAVAEHGVRVSTADGAIALPPTRVLREPDASAQFDYVLLATQPPQVEAAAASALGMLAPEGKLVCFQNGLCEERVAKLTEPGRVLGAVVAWGASVIEPGVYERTSSGSFTLGRYEGGLDEATEELGRLLEAIGPVTLTDNLRGARWSKLAINAAISTLGTIGGDRLGPLMRHRHVRRLALEIMTETVRVAQAEGVQLEKVSGTLDLNWIALTEAEQSAAGSPGLLAKHTLLLAVGARYRRLRSSMLAAIERGRPPAVDFLNGEILDRAKQHRLRAPINQAARDLVWAIARGEATPSHALVRKLYDDTR
- a CDS encoding nitronate monooxygenase family protein, producing the protein MPLPPALASLRIPVIGAPLFIISTPELVIAQCTSGIVGSFPALNARPKEELDGWLARITEARAAYDREHPDQPSAPFAVNQIVHKSNDRLEHDLALCVKHRVPIVITSLGARTDVCDAVHSYGGIVLHDIIHLKHAKKALEKGADGLIAVCAGAGGHAGTLSPFALIPEIRQFFSGPLVLAGAIASGRSVLAARALGADLAYVGSAFIASEEANASADYKTAIVDGSAESIVYTSLFTGVHGNYLERSIRNAGLDPENLPESDPSAMSFSSGGSSKAKAWRDIWGAGQGIGAISAVQPAREIIARMVREYEAARAELCAE
- a CDS encoding N-formylglutamate amidohydrolase; amino-acid sequence: MDIRLEDAAEIIAGPTPARVVLTCEHASERLPEPWEWPEADRWLVGTHWAYDIGASDLTREVAVALGAPAVLARFSRLLVDPNRPRDSDTLFRAQAEGRSVALNAHLSTGEQQTRLRRLYDAFHARVHEVMVSARAEIVLAMHTFTPEYEGIVRQLEVGVLFDRDEALALRVRDELASTGLAVGLNEPYSGRQGMMYSADLHASRHGCLAVELEVRQDLAVEAVVRRRIVEALHRALAPVAK
- a CDS encoding 5-(carboxyamino)imidazole ribonucleotide synthase, with the protein product MTRTVGVLGAGQLGRMLALAGAPLGMHFVFLDPKADSPASRFGEHHVAPYTDAAGLEALAQCDVVTYEFESVPVEAVDALAGKVAVYPPPRALSVARDRLEEKRLFTSLGIPTPRYLPIATQQALDLAVREVGLPCVLKTRTLGYDGKGQLMLRSESDVPGALERLGGKLAIVERFVEFERELSQVAVRDRDGTTAFYPLIENSHEGGILRTSRCPVLGATSEHRAAARDFAARLLRELDYVGVLALEMFQVGRELWANEVAPRVHNSAHLSIEGAETSQFENHLRAIAGLPLGSTAVRVPTTMVNCVGRMPSPKDVLAVTDAHLHDYDKEPRAGRKVGHVTVRGESDAALSERVEALLAVCPFERE
- the purE gene encoding 5-(carboxyamino)imidazole ribonucleotide mutase; the encoded protein is MTKAAESRPLVGVIMGSKSDWDTMQHAASVLSQLGVAHEVRVVSAHRTPDLLFEYASTAAERGLEVIIAGAGGAAHLPGMVAAKTVVPVLGVPVESKTLRGVDSLLSIVQMPKGIPVGTLAIGAAGAANAALLAAAILGNSRPELRQAVEIFRSEQTRSVLDNPDPRA
- a CDS encoding M28 family peptidase; translation: MKRLFALGLSLCHCGPAPMTQSPKPPEPVTEPSADTTEPELPKADAKLSAELRRNVEHLASKIGERNTKKHWELASAADYLVDELSAAGYEVGRQGYEVDDVVAQNLDVSVGGAERGDEILVVGAHYDSAPGSPGADDNATGVAALLALARRFRTQRLRRSLRFVFFVNEEPPYFQTDRMGSLVYAKHSVARGDRLVGMLSLESLGVYSTAPGSQHYPEGLAKGHPTQGDFVAVVADTGSKQFGTALLASLKSGPVPAVFDALPADTEGVGWSDHWAFWQVGVPAVMLTDTAPYRYAHYHKATDTPDRVDYERLTHVVLSIARAVEDVANSERVPARE